One genomic segment of Tachyglossus aculeatus isolate mTacAcu1 chromosome 17, mTacAcu1.pri, whole genome shotgun sequence includes these proteins:
- the ERAL1 gene encoding GTPase Era, mitochondrial — MAAPGAVRAALGALRWGWRWRTGRRAEGGTVFGRWSGGWSPAEASPAPGPWGPGPARLAHRDGRPSALRCFLPDRPTPNTHTRRPPLTCRTEEQELLLAHHPDMPENPRILRVAVLGAPNAGKSTLANQLLGRKVFPVSKKVHTTRCQALGVITEDETQVILLDTPGFISPAKQKRHQLEPSLLHDPWRSVEGADLVLVLVDVSDKWTRTQLSPQVLRCLTHFSQVPSVLVLNKVDLLKEKSVLLDLTVTLTEGLLKGKTVAGRRVRGSPEPEPEAPAGHSAKTGWPHFQEIFMLSALSGDEVPTLKGYLLGQARPGPWEYHSSVLTSQTPQDICANVIRAKLLEHLPQEVPYGVQQKTELWEEGPSGELVILQKLLVAKESHVKILIGHKGQLVAQMAQEATEDLMNIFLCDVHLRLSVLLLK, encoded by the exons ATGGCGGCGCCCGGGGCCGTTCGGGCGGCGCTCGGGGCCCTTCgttggggatggagatggaggacGGGCcggagggctgagggagggacggTGTTCGGTCGGTGGTCGGGTGGTTGGTCCCCGGCCGAGGCgtctcccgcccccggcccctgggggcccggcccggcccgcctcgCCCACCGCGACGGGAGGCCGTCCGCCCTGCGCTGCTTCCTCCCGGACAGGCCCACACCCAACACGCACACACGGCGACCCCCCCTCACCTGCCGCACAG aGGAACAGGAGCTGCTGCTGGCCCATCACCCCGACATGCCAGAGAACCCCCGGATCCTGCGGGTAGCTGTGCTGGGGGCCCCCAACGCTGGCAAATCGACATTAGCCAATCAGCTTCTGGGCCGGAAG GTTTTCCCTGTGTCCAAGAAGGTGCACACCACACGGTGCCAGGCCCTCGGGGTGATCACAGAGGATGAGACCCAAGTG ATACTCCTGGACACGCCCGGCTTCATCAGTCCTGCTAAGCAGAAGAG GCACCAGCTGGAGCCATCGCTGCTGCATGACCCGTGGAGGAGCGTGGAGGGAGCGGACCTAG tcctggtcctggTGGACGTCTCTGACAAGTGGACGCGGACCCAGCTGAGCCCCCAGGTGCTCCGCTGCCTCACCCACTTCTCCCAGGTGCCCAGCGTCCTCGTCCTCAACAAG GTGGACCTGCTGAAGGAGAAGTCCGTCCTCTTGGACCTGACGGTCACCCTCACCGAGGGCCTGCTCAAGGGTAAGACGGTGGCCGGCAGGAGGGTCCGGGGGAGCCCCGAGCCGGAGCCCGAGGCCCCAGCGGGGCACTCCGCCAAGACCGGCTGGCCCCACTTCCAGGAGATCTTCATGCTGTCGGCGCTGAGCGGGGACGAAGTGCCAACCCTGAAG GGCTACCTCCTGGGCCAGGCCCGGCCGGGGCCCTGGGAGTATCACAGCAGCGTGCTCACCAGCCAGACCCCGCAGGACATCTGCGCCAACGTCATCCGCGCCAAGCTGCTGGAGCATCTGCCCCAAGAAGTGCCCTACGGCGTGCAGCAG AAGACAGAGCTGTGGGAAGAGGGACCCAGTGGAGAATTGGTCATCCTGCAGAAGCTGCTGGTGGCCAAAGAGTCTCATGTG AAGATCCTCATTGGTCACAAGGGACAGCTGGTAGCCCAGATGGCTCAGGAAGCCACCGAGGACCTGATGAACATCTTCCTGTGTGATGTGCATCTCCGCCTCTCAGTCTTGCTCCTCAAATGA